A genomic window from Streptomyces sp. NBC_01429 includes:
- a CDS encoding HAMP domain-containing sensor histidine kinase, translating to MLRPRLPAWSATLTWKAAVFITVMCCALAALLGALVHVSVTRQTVNSARDKALSRLNAVTQTYEAGEPLPRFAGLDAPGLPEPLRALALSGRRGTMVADFDGHPTMWAAGPADGRALAARVDYTLSQNTITNLDQAILGSSALAIGATLLVGAFAVTRVTRRLHLTAQVARRIGAGDLDARVNDPRTKGRSRPQDEVATVSAALDTMASTLQDKLLSEQRFTADVAHELRTPLTGLSAAAELLPESRPTEMVRERVRTMRTLTEDLLEISRLDARTEQVDLAVHPLGPLVEGVVRASGAECGVRIVRDASVETDRRRLERVLGNLVANAHRHGGPPVVLTVDGPTVTVRDHGAGYPAYLLEHGPQRFRTEGGAKGHGLGLTIAVGQSAVIGAELVFGNAPDGGALARLTLPEYVPGRGSAQDPDEPAARPGDRPEDYAP from the coding sequence CTGCTGCGGCCCCGGCTGCCGGCCTGGAGCGCCACCCTCACCTGGAAGGCCGCCGTCTTCATCACGGTGATGTGCTGTGCGCTGGCCGCGCTGCTCGGCGCGCTCGTCCATGTGTCCGTCACCCGTCAGACCGTCAATTCCGCGCGAGACAAAGCACTCTCCCGGCTGAACGCGGTCACACAGACGTACGAGGCCGGCGAGCCGCTCCCCCGGTTCGCCGGGCTGGACGCGCCGGGGCTGCCCGAGCCGCTGCGCGCCCTCGCCCTGAGCGGGCGGCGCGGCACGATGGTCGCGGACTTCGACGGGCACCCCACCATGTGGGCGGCCGGGCCCGCCGACGGCAGGGCGCTCGCCGCCCGCGTCGACTACACACTCAGCCAGAACACCATCACCAATCTGGACCAGGCGATCCTCGGCTCCTCCGCACTCGCCATCGGCGCCACCCTCCTCGTCGGCGCCTTCGCCGTCACCCGGGTCACCCGGCGGCTGCATCTGACGGCGCAGGTGGCGCGGCGGATCGGCGCGGGCGATCTCGACGCGCGCGTCAACGACCCCCGCACGAAAGGCCGTTCGCGCCCCCAGGACGAGGTGGCCACGGTCTCCGCCGCACTGGACACGATGGCCTCGACGCTCCAGGACAAGCTGCTGAGCGAGCAGCGCTTCACCGCCGACGTCGCCCATGAGCTGCGCACCCCGCTGACCGGACTCTCGGCCGCCGCCGAGCTGCTGCCCGAGAGCCGGCCGACCGAGATGGTGCGGGAACGGGTGCGCACGATGCGCACGCTCACCGAGGACCTGCTGGAGATCTCGCGCCTCGACGCCCGTACGGAGCAGGTGGATCTCGCCGTCCACCCGCTGGGGCCGCTGGTCGAGGGGGTGGTGCGCGCCTCGGGCGCGGAGTGCGGCGTACGGATCGTGCGCGACGCCTCGGTGGAGACGGATCGGCGGCGGCTGGAACGGGTGCTCGGCAACCTCGTCGCCAACGCGCACCGGCACGGCGGGCCGCCGGTGGTGCTGACCGTGGACGGGCCGACCGTGACCGTACGCGATCACGGCGCGGGCTATCCGGCGTACCTGCTGGAGCACGGGCCGCAGCGGTTCCGTACGGAGGGCGGCGCCAAGGGGCACGGGCTCGGGCTGACCATCGCCGTCGGCCAGTCGGCGGTGATCGGGGCCGAGCTGGTGTTCGGCAACGCGCCGGACGGCGGGGCGCTGGCGCGGCTGACGCTGCCCGAGTACGTACCCGGCCGGGGCTCCGCCCAGGACCCCGACGAGCCGGCGGCCCGGCCCGGCGACCGGCCGGAGGACTACGCACCGTAA
- the ligD gene encoding non-homologous end-joining DNA ligase, producing MTPITEVEGRSLALSNLDKVLYAATGTTKGEILHYYARTAAPLLAHLADRPVSFLRYPDGPGGQRFFTKNPPPGTPEWVRIAEVPRKSADSGRQVVVADLATLMWAANLVVEFHTHQWRAEAPGVADRLVFDLDPGAPADAVECCAVARWLRGRLDEDGLAAYVKTSGSKGLHVLVPLTGTPSPEVSAYAKELAVEAQEAMPELVVHLMKRALRPGKVFVDHSQNAAAKTTAAPYTLRAGPEPTVSTPLTWDEVASCTNAGQLVFRLDDLADRLERYGDLLAPLTERDRAGRLPRPA from the coding sequence ATGACGCCTATCACAGAGGTGGAGGGGCGGAGCCTGGCGCTCAGCAATCTGGACAAGGTCCTGTACGCCGCCACCGGCACCACCAAGGGCGAGATCCTGCACTATTACGCCCGTACGGCGGCCCCTCTGCTGGCCCATCTCGCCGACCGTCCCGTCTCCTTCCTGCGCTACCCCGACGGCCCCGGCGGCCAGCGCTTCTTCACCAAGAACCCGCCGCCCGGCACCCCGGAGTGGGTACGGATCGCCGAGGTGCCCAGAAAGTCGGCGGACTCCGGCAGACAGGTGGTGGTGGCGGATCTGGCGACGCTGATGTGGGCGGCGAACCTGGTCGTGGAGTTCCATACGCACCAGTGGCGCGCCGAGGCGCCCGGCGTCGCCGACCGGCTGGTCTTCGACCTGGACCCCGGCGCTCCCGCCGACGCCGTCGAGTGCTGCGCGGTGGCGCGCTGGCTGCGCGGGCGGCTGGACGAGGACGGCCTGGCCGCGTACGTGAAGACGTCGGGCTCCAAGGGGCTGCATGTGCTCGTGCCGCTGACGGGGACACCCTCGCCCGAGGTCTCGGCGTACGCGAAGGAGCTGGCCGTGGAGGCACAGGAGGCGATGCCGGAGCTGGTGGTGCACCTGATGAAGCGGGCGCTGCGGCCGGGGAAGGTCTTCGTCGACCACAGCCAGAACGCCGCCGCGAAGACGACGGCGGCGCCCTACACCCTGCGCGCCGGGCCGGAACCGACCGTGTCCACTCCCCTGACCTGGGACGAGGTCGCCAGCTGCACGAATGCCGGGCAGCTGGTCTTCCGGCTGGACGACCTCGCCGACCGGCTGGAGCGGTACGGGGACCTCCTCGCCCCGCTCACCGAACGGGACCGGGCCGGACGTCTGCCCCGGCCTGCCTGA
- a CDS encoding penicillin-binding transpeptidase domain-containing protein, whose translation MTRYIRRTAAFFLLLLAALLVNSARIQVLDADSLDHNQGNRRDTVSRYSQQRGPILVGGKPVTGSRDTGQQLRYERTYRQGPLYAPVTGYASQTYGTTLLENAEDSVLSGTDPMLAPFPFWNDITRGRSPGGKVATTIKAPMQRAGYEGLAGRRGAVVAIEPFSGRILALVSSPSYDPGLISGTGTEVTDAWTRLNGEAAQPMLNRAIRQTYPPGSAFKIVTAAAALDAGTVTDVEAPTDIAEPYVLPGTRTTLPNEAEGCDRASLEYAIRWSCNTVMAGLGVETGLSAMVKSAEKFGFNDSGIRIPSGVAASNFDTRMSDDQLALSSIGQFDTRATPLQMAMVASAVANGGELKYPFLVDRTLASDGDTLARTGERTYRRAMNPLTANRLRQMMIGVVEDGTGANAAIDGATVGGKTGTAQHGVSNSGTPYAWFIAWAQAGDSGRPAVAVAVVVEDAEADRADISGGGDAAPIARAVMEAALDG comes from the coding sequence ATGACCCGATACATCCGGCGGACCGCCGCCTTCTTCCTGCTCCTGCTGGCCGCCCTGCTGGTCAACTCGGCGCGGATCCAGGTCCTCGACGCGGATTCGCTCGACCACAACCAGGGCAACCGCCGGGACACCGTGTCCCGTTACTCACAGCAGCGCGGCCCGATCCTGGTCGGCGGCAAGCCGGTCACCGGCTCCCGGGACACCGGACAGCAGCTGCGTTACGAGCGCACGTACCGGCAGGGCCCGCTGTACGCGCCCGTCACCGGCTACGCCTCCCAGACGTACGGCACGACGCTGCTGGAGAACGCCGAGGACTCCGTCCTGTCGGGTACGGACCCGATGCTCGCCCCGTTCCCCTTCTGGAACGACATCACCCGGGGCCGCAGCCCCGGCGGCAAGGTAGCCACCACCATCAAGGCGCCGATGCAGCGCGCCGGGTACGAGGGGCTGGCCGGACGGCGCGGCGCGGTCGTGGCGATCGAACCGTTCAGCGGTCGGATCCTGGCGCTGGTGAGCAGCCCGTCCTACGACCCGGGCCTGATCTCGGGCACGGGTACGGAGGTCACGGACGCCTGGACCCGGCTGAACGGCGAGGCGGCGCAGCCGATGCTCAACCGGGCCATCCGGCAGACCTATCCGCCCGGTTCGGCCTTCAAGATCGTGACGGCGGCGGCAGCACTGGACGCCGGGACGGTCACCGATGTGGAGGCCCCGACCGATATCGCGGAGCCGTACGTCCTGCCGGGGACCCGCACCACGCTGCCCAACGAGGCGGAGGGGTGCGACCGGGCGTCGCTGGAGTACGCCATCAGATGGTCCTGCAACACGGTGATGGCCGGTCTCGGGGTGGAGACGGGGCTCTCCGCGATGGTGAAGTCGGCGGAGAAGTTCGGCTTCAACGATTCCGGGATCAGGATCCCGTCCGGGGTTGCGGCGTCGAATTTCGACACGAGGATGAGCGACGACCAGCTGGCGCTGTCCTCTATCGGGCAGTTCGACACCCGGGCCACCCCGCTCCAGATGGCGATGGTCGCCTCGGCCGTCGCCAACGGCGGGGAGCTGAAGTACCCCTTCCTGGTGGACCGCACGCTCGCCTCGGACGGCGACACGCTCGCCCGCACCGGCGAGCGGACCTACCGGCGGGCGATGAACCCGCTGACGGCGAACCGGCTCCGGCAGATGATGATCGGCGTCGTCGAGGACGGTACGGGCGCCAACGCGGCGATCGACGGCGCGACGGTCGGCGGCAAGACGGGAACAGCGCAGCACGGGGTGAGCAACTCCGGTACGCCGTACGCCTGGTTCATCGCCTGGGCGCAGGCAGGCGACTCGGGCCGGCCCGCCGTGGCGGTGGCGGTGGTCGTGGAGGACGCGGAGGCGGACCGGGCGGACATCAGCGGCGGGGGCGACGCGGCGCCGATCGCGCGGGCGGTGATGGAGGCGGCGCTGGACGGCTGA
- a CDS encoding alpha/beta fold hydrolase: MPSHPSFPSLLHAHDHGGDGPPLVLLHGASRSLADWATVAPLLTRRHRVLAVDLPGHGGSEHAPGPWSFDGVVASVEQVLDAYGMPGAVPVGHSLGGMVALRYAARHGGEQRSGGAAVASEGSGASECAGASGTSEGSGATPGAVNLDGFWWGSGRPEQYPGLDQETVAGALARIGDMIRATAGQVAEADHVEQQASYAGLFGIPYDRAEAAARGAVRELPDGRFQTLPVRERALEMYAALDALDLMGLVRSVPCPVLCVRARRPQPPTPGMGWFEELTAAHAKGLDRSLAAAQAERDSLAVENVDATHAMLLEEPEEIAARVLAFTRTL, encoded by the coding sequence ATGCCTTCACACCCCTCCTTCCCCTCACTTCTCCATGCCCATGACCATGGCGGCGACGGCCCGCCGCTCGTCCTCCTGCACGGCGCGAGCCGCTCACTCGCCGACTGGGCCACGGTGGCGCCGCTCCTCACCCGGCGGCACCGGGTGCTCGCGGTCGACCTGCCGGGTCACGGAGGCTCCGAACACGCGCCGGGGCCCTGGTCGTTCGACGGCGTCGTCGCCTCGGTCGAGCAGGTACTCGACGCGTACGGCATGCCAGGGGCCGTCCCCGTGGGCCACTCCCTGGGCGGCATGGTCGCGCTGCGGTACGCGGCCCGGCACGGCGGCGAACAGCGGTCCGGGGGCGCCGCAGTGGCCTCCGAGGGCTCTGGCGCCTCCGAGTGCGCTGGCGCCTCCGGCACCTCAGAGGGCTCCGGCGCGACCCCGGGGGCGGTCAATCTGGACGGCTTCTGGTGGGGCAGCGGCCGTCCCGAGCAGTACCCGGGGCTCGACCAGGAGACGGTGGCCGGCGCTCTCGCCCGGATCGGGGACATGATCCGGGCGACCGCCGGGCAGGTCGCGGAAGCCGATCACGTCGAGCAACAGGCTTCGTACGCGGGCCTGTTCGGCATTCCGTACGACCGCGCGGAGGCCGCGGCGCGCGGCGCGGTCCGGGAGCTTCCCGACGGCCGCTTCCAGACGCTGCCCGTCCGCGAACGGGCGCTGGAGATGTACGCGGCGCTGGACGCCCTCGACCTGATGGGGCTGGTACGGAGCGTGCCGTGCCCCGTCCTGTGCGTACGGGCCCGCCGGCCGCAACCGCCGACGCCGGGCATGGGGTGGTTCGAAGAGCTGACCGCGGCGCACGCGAAGGGGCTGGACCGGAGCCTCGCGGCGGCACAGGCCGAGCGGGACTCGCTGGCCGTCGAGAACGTCGACGCCACCCACGCCATGCTGCTGGAGGAGCCCGAGGAGATCGCCGCGCGGGTGCTCGCCTTCACCCGGACTCTGTGA
- a CDS encoding GNAT family N-acetyltransferase, producing the protein MNIHTGVLPGLAWSLRAAGSADVEAIAELRATVMRPDLERLGRYDEHRVRQRLRDSFAPGHTSVVLAGGAFAGSVTLRPRDAGWWLEHFYLSPAVQGRGLGSAVLGSLLERTDAGGATVRLDVMRGSAARRLYERHGFTVEREDPVDVYMVRPPGGAGADRAEADRAEADG; encoded by the coding sequence ATGAACATACACACGGGCGTGCTACCGGGCCTCGCCTGGTCCCTCCGCGCCGCAGGGTCCGCCGACGTCGAGGCGATAGCCGAGCTGCGGGCGACGGTGATGCGGCCGGATCTGGAGCGGCTGGGCCGGTACGACGAGCACCGCGTCAGGCAGCGGCTGCGGGACTCGTTCGCGCCGGGCCACACCTCGGTCGTCCTCGCCGGGGGCGCCTTCGCGGGGTCCGTCACCCTGCGGCCCCGGGACGCAGGCTGGTGGCTGGAGCACTTCTACCTCTCCCCCGCCGTGCAGGGCCGGGGGCTCGGCTCGGCGGTGCTGGGCTCGCTGCTGGAGCGGACCGACGCCGGGGGCGCGACCGTACGGCTGGATGTCATGCGGGGCAGCGCGGCGCGGCGGCTGTACGAGCGGCACGGGTTCACGGTGGAGCGGGAGGACCCGGTCGACGTGTACATGGTCCGGCCGCCGGGCGGGGCCGGAGCGGACCGGGCCGAGGCGGACCGGGCCGAGGCGGACGGGTAG
- the ku gene encoding non-homologous end joining protein Ku, whose translation MRSIWNGAISFGLVSIPIKLVNATENHSISFRQIHKEDGGRIRYRKVCELDGEEVTAPDIGKAYEDAGGVMIPITDDDLAALPLPTAKTIEIVAFVAASEIDPLQMDTAYYLSASGVPAAKPYTLLREALKRGKKVAIAKFALRGRERLGMLRVVDDVIVMHGLLWPDEIRAPEGVAPETDVRVRDAELDLADALMDTLGSVDLDSLHDDYREAVEELIASKAEGAPAPPRAPAAAGGGKVIDLMAALENSVRAAQKSRDEGGHTTDAEAEVTHLADREPAKKTAAKKKTTAKKATPAKRAAGKTATKATAKSTAKKTTTTKKTPAARAKRASA comes from the coding sequence GTGCGATCCATATGGAACGGCGCGATCTCCTTCGGGCTGGTCAGCATCCCGATCAAGCTCGTCAACGCCACCGAGAACCACTCGATCTCCTTCCGTCAGATCCACAAGGAGGACGGCGGCCGGATCCGCTACCGCAAGGTCTGCGAACTGGACGGGGAGGAGGTGACGGCGCCGGACATCGGCAAGGCGTACGAGGACGCGGGCGGCGTCATGATCCCGATCACCGACGACGACCTCGCCGCGCTGCCGCTGCCCACGGCGAAGACGATCGAGATCGTCGCGTTCGTCGCCGCGAGCGAGATCGACCCCCTCCAGATGGACACGGCCTACTACCTCTCGGCGAGCGGCGTGCCCGCCGCCAAGCCGTACACCCTGCTGCGGGAGGCGCTGAAGCGCGGCAAGAAAGTCGCGATCGCCAAATTCGCCCTGCGCGGGCGCGAGCGGCTCGGGATGCTCCGGGTGGTCGACGACGTGATCGTCATGCACGGCCTGCTCTGGCCGGACGAGATCCGCGCCCCCGAGGGTGTCGCCCCCGAGACCGACGTACGGGTACGGGACGCCGAACTCGACCTGGCCGATGCCCTGATGGACACCCTCGGCTCGGTCGACCTCGACTCCCTGCACGACGACTACCGCGAAGCCGTCGAAGAACTCATCGCGTCCAAGGCCGAAGGCGCACCGGCCCCGCCCCGCGCCCCCGCGGCGGCGGGCGGCGGCAAGGTCATCGACCTGATGGCCGCCCTGGAGAACAGCGTCCGCGCGGCCCAGAAATCGCGCGACGAGGGCGGCCACACCACGGATGCCGAGGCCGAGGTCACGCACCTCGCGGACCGCGAGCCGGCCAAGAAGACGGCGGCGAAGAAGAAGACGACAGCGAAGAAGGCGACGCCCGCCAAGCGCGCGGCCGGGAAGACCGCCACCAAGGCCACAGCGAAGAGCACGGCCAAGAAGACCACCACGACGAAGAAGACCCCCGCCGCCCGCGCCAAGCGCGCCTCCGCCTGA
- a CDS encoding FtsW/RodA/SpoVE family cell cycle protein, whose protein sequence is MTATTADAPPPAPPPRKRRGVELSLLVCAVLISVFGYISVGLGKNHTLPPDAAGYGAGLGALALLAHIVVRLRAPYADPLLLPIAILLNGLGLVLIYRLDLETPNDRAAPTQLIWSTLGAALFIAVVAFLRDHRVLQRYAYLSVATALGLLIVPIFFPAVNGAKIWIRFGGFSIQPGEFAKVLLAVFFAAYLAANRNALAHTGRRLWRLQLPTGRVLGPLVAIWALSVLVLVLERDLGTSLLFFGLFVIMLYVATGRTGWIAVGLLLAAVGAFAVGSLEPHVHSRVEDWLDPFASIDAGRGPGQLAQSLFAFAAGGMLGTGLGLGRSILIGFAAKSDFILATAGEELGLVGLTAIFLLYALLVARGFRTGLSLRDPFGRLLAIGLSSILGLQVFVIAGGVMGLIPLTGMAMPFLAQGGSSVVTNWVMVALLIRLSDSARRPRPEEDAR, encoded by the coding sequence ATGACCGCAACGACGGCGGACGCTCCCCCGCCCGCGCCACCCCCGCGCAAGCGGCGCGGCGTCGAACTCTCGCTCCTCGTCTGCGCCGTCCTCATCTCCGTCTTCGGCTACATCAGCGTCGGCCTCGGCAAGAACCACACCCTGCCGCCCGACGCCGCCGGTTACGGCGCGGGGCTCGGGGCCCTCGCCCTCCTCGCGCACATCGTGGTACGGCTGCGCGCCCCGTACGCGGATCCGCTCCTGCTGCCCATCGCGATCCTGCTCAACGGCCTTGGCCTGGTGCTCATCTACCGGCTCGACCTGGAGACCCCGAACGACCGGGCCGCGCCCACCCAGCTGATCTGGTCGACGCTGGGCGCCGCGCTGTTCATCGCCGTCGTCGCGTTCCTGCGCGACCACCGGGTCCTCCAGCGCTACGCCTACCTCTCGGTGGCCACCGCGCTGGGGCTGCTGATCGTGCCGATCTTCTTCCCGGCCGTGAACGGCGCGAAGATCTGGATCAGGTTCGGCGGATTCTCCATCCAGCCGGGCGAGTTCGCGAAGGTGCTGCTCGCGGTCTTCTTCGCGGCCTACCTCGCCGCCAACCGCAACGCCCTCGCGCACACCGGCCGCAGACTCTGGCGGCTCCAACTGCCCACGGGACGGGTGCTCGGGCCGCTCGTGGCCATCTGGGCGCTCAGCGTCCTCGTCCTGGTGCTCGAACGGGATCTGGGCACCTCGCTGCTCTTCTTCGGACTCTTCGTGATCATGCTGTACGTCGCGACCGGCCGCACCGGGTGGATCGCGGTCGGGCTGCTGCTCGCGGCCGTCGGGGCGTTCGCCGTCGGCTCGCTGGAACCGCATGTGCACAGCCGGGTGGAGGACTGGCTCGACCCGTTCGCCTCCATCGACGCGGGGCGCGGGCCCGGTCAGCTCGCCCAGTCCCTCTTCGCGTTCGCGGCGGGCGGGATGCTCGGCACCGGTCTCGGGCTCGGCCGGTCGATCCTGATCGGCTTCGCCGCCAAGTCGGACTTCATCCTGGCGACGGCGGGCGAGGAGCTGGGCCTGGTCGGGCTGACCGCGATCTTCCTGCTGTACGCGCTGCTCGTCGCACGCGGTTTCCGCACCGGGCTCTCCCTGCGCGATCCGTTCGGCCGGCTGCTGGCGATCGGCCTCTCCTCGATCCTCGGCCTCCAGGTCTTCGTCATCGCGGGAGGTGTGATGGGGCTGATCCCGCTCACCGGCATGGCGATGCCCTTCCTCGCACAGGGTGGCTCGTCCGTCGTCACCAACTGGGTGATGGTGGCGCTGCTCATCCGGCTCAGCGACTCGGCGCGCAGGCCGCGCCCGGAGGAGGACGCGCGATGA
- a CDS encoding AurF N-oxygenase family protein — MTPPPPQPATSPTPVTPEDVQLLRDALGPLRDREQVAERLLESSAKHSFDPDKELDWEAPFEDGKWFWPPELVSLYDTPLWDRMSEEQRMDLARHESASLASLGIWFEIILMQLLVRHIYDKPVTSNHVRYALTEIADECRHSMMFARLIQQGGTPSYPVPRRYHNLARVLKTISTTPGSFAATLLGEEILDWMQRLTFPDERVQPLVRGVTRIHVIEESRHVRYAREELRRQMVTAPRWEREFTRLNCGQAAKVFSVCFVNPQVYEDIGLDRREAVAQVKASGHRREVMQSGAKRLTDFLDDIGVLRGPGRRMWQASGLLA; from the coding sequence ATGACGCCGCCCCCGCCGCAGCCAGCCACATCACCGACGCCCGTCACCCCCGAGGACGTACAGCTGCTCCGTGACGCGCTCGGCCCGCTCCGGGACCGCGAACAGGTCGCCGAGCGGCTGCTCGAATCGTCCGCCAAGCACTCCTTCGACCCCGACAAGGAACTCGACTGGGAGGCGCCGTTCGAAGACGGGAAGTGGTTCTGGCCGCCGGAACTGGTCTCGCTCTACGACACCCCGCTCTGGGACAGGATGTCCGAGGAACAGCGAATGGACCTGGCCAGGCACGAATCCGCGTCGCTCGCCTCCCTCGGCATCTGGTTCGAGATCATCCTGATGCAGCTGCTGGTGCGGCACATCTACGACAAGCCGGTGACCAGCAATCACGTCCGCTACGCGCTCACGGAGATAGCGGACGAGTGCCGGCACTCGATGATGTTCGCCCGGCTGATCCAGCAGGGCGGCACGCCCTCGTACCCGGTACCGAGGCGCTACCACAACCTCGCGCGCGTCCTGAAGACCATCTCGACCACCCCGGGCTCCTTCGCCGCGACCCTCCTCGGCGAGGAAATACTCGACTGGATGCAGCGCCTGACCTTCCCCGACGAGCGCGTCCAGCCGCTCGTGCGCGGCGTGACCCGTATCCATGTGATCGAGGAGTCACGCCATGTCCGGTACGCGCGCGAGGAGTTGCGGCGCCAGATGGTGACCGCGCCGCGCTGGGAGCGGGAGTTCACCCGCCTCAACTGCGGCCAGGCCGCCAAGGTCTTCTCCGTCTGCTTCGTCAACCCGCAGGTGTACGAGGACATCGGCCTCGACCGCCGCGAGGCCGTCGCCCAGGTGAAGGCCAGCGGACACCGGCGAGAGGTGATGCAGTCGGGCGCGAAGCGGCTGACGGACTTCCTGGACGACATCGGCGTACTGCGCGGACCGGGCCGCCGGATGTGGCAGGCGTCGGGGTTGCTGGCCTGA
- a CDS encoding ADP-ribosylglycohydrolase family protein — MTARNQDARSASDRGPDRTVHGADRTVHGPDRTAHGADRTIGRAAARRSLEGLALGDAFGERWFPLFREPQRAYDEIRARKTPPEPEWPWTDDTAMALAIHRVLDECGAIDQDRLALAFALAFEADPGRGYGYGMHMLLPALLAEPESWRTLAGGLFDGGGSLGNGAAMRVAPLGARFAADLGLVAEQAARSAEVTHAHPQGVAGAVAVAVAAALSVRSELTVAAVAEATPEGPVRDGLARAAALPFATEPRAAAELLGSGSLIRADDTVPFAVWTAARHRDDLTGALWATAEGAGDTDTTCAITGGIVAARTGTDAVPALWRARREPLE; from the coding sequence ATGACCGCCCGAAACCAGGACGCCCGCAGCGCCTCCGACCGTGGACCCGACCGCACGGTTCACGGAGCCGACCGCACGGTTCATGGACCCGACCGCACTGCTCACGGAGCCGACCGCACGATCGGCCGCGCCGCCGCCCGGCGCAGCCTCGAAGGGCTCGCCCTGGGCGACGCCTTCGGCGAACGCTGGTTCCCGCTCTTCCGTGAGCCGCAGCGCGCGTACGACGAGATCAGGGCCCGAAAGACCCCGCCGGAGCCCGAGTGGCCCTGGACGGACGACACCGCCATGGCGCTCGCGATCCACCGCGTCCTCGACGAGTGCGGCGCCATCGATCAGGACCGGCTGGCGCTCGCCTTCGCCCTCGCGTTCGAGGCCGACCCTGGCCGTGGCTACGGATACGGCATGCACATGCTGTTACCCGCGCTCCTCGCTGAGCCGGAGAGCTGGCGCACGCTCGCGGGCGGACTGTTCGACGGCGGCGGCAGCCTCGGCAACGGCGCCGCCATGCGGGTGGCCCCCCTCGGCGCCCGGTTCGCCGCCGACCTCGGCCTCGTCGCCGAACAGGCCGCGCGCTCGGCCGAGGTGACCCACGCCCACCCGCAGGGCGTCGCGGGCGCGGTGGCGGTCGCCGTGGCGGCGGCCCTGTCCGTACGGTCCGAGCTGACCGTCGCGGCGGTCGCCGAGGCCACCCCGGAGGGGCCGGTACGGGACGGGCTGGCGCGCGCCGCCGCACTCCCCTTCGCCACTGAGCCCCGGGCCGCCGCCGAACTGCTGGGCAGCGGAAGCCTGATCCGCGCCGACGACACCGTTCCGTTCGCCGTCTGGACGGCGGCCCGCCACCGTGACGACCTGACCGGGGCGCTCTGGGCGACGGCGGAGGGCGCCGGTGACACCGACACCACCTGCGCCATCACGGGAGGCATCGTCGCGGCCCGCACGGGCACGGACGCCGTCCCGGCGCTGTGGCGCGCCCGCCGCGAGCCCCTGGAGTAG
- a CDS encoding SH3 domain-containing protein: MHVRSLGRTAATLAVTTVAAAALALTAVAPANAAPAAPADSGTAPAVSVQAAPGDYLGEVTARTGLLLHDKPYRSARIVGSVEYGQIVRIFCRVQADDVEGNSNWYLLADGRWAWASAKYIRSIGAVPHLC; encoded by the coding sequence ATGCACGTGCGTTCCCTCGGCCGCACCGCCGCCACCCTCGCCGTCACCACCGTCGCCGCCGCGGCCCTCGCCCTCACCGCCGTCGCCCCCGCGAACGCGGCGCCCGCAGCGCCCGCGGACAGCGGCACCGCGCCCGCCGTCTCCGTCCAGGCGGCGCCCGGCGACTACCTGGGCGAGGTCACGGCCAGGACCGGACTGCTGCTCCACGACAAGCCGTACCGCAGCGCCCGGATCGTCGGCTCGGTCGAGTACGGCCAGATCGTCCGGATCTTCTGCCGGGTGCAGGCCGACGACGTCGAGGGGAACAGCAACTGGTACCTCCTCGCGGACGGCCGCTGGGCCTGGGCATCGGCCAAGTACATCCGCAGCATCGGCGCGGTCCCGCACCTCTGCTGA